The proteins below are encoded in one region of Sphingobacterium sp. R2:
- the hutH gene encoding histidine ammonia-lyase yields MDKFLYGSGHLTCSTALAIAKGLVRGELSSDVREKIDQSASYVSKIVERGEVVYGINTGFGPLCTTRIDAGQTQLLQENILKSHAVGVGEPISDDLAKLMLILKVHALSKGFSGVQYSTIERMIWHIENDIIPVVPKQGSVGASGDLAPLSHLFLPLIGLGKVKVEGNVVPTAAILKKYGMAPIQLGAKEGLALINGTQFMAAHGVMGVIELYRMLENADIIASIMIEGLNGSIKPFFSELHELRPHKGNRYVAASIFDMLHGSAILESHKHCSRVQDPYSLRCISQVHGASRNAWFHLKDTIEIEINAVTDNPVIINDELTISGGSFHGQSIALPLDYATLAASEIGNISDRRVYLSLEGQTNGVPKLLMKSTGLNSGFMILQYSTAALASENKGLCFPASADSIPTSLGQEDHVSMGSIAGRKLLQVIDNVDKILSIELLCAAQAKDYHQPLTSTAALEAIHGRIRQSIPHIESDQPMEELLTEALRLVKSGELIALHGQYAAREIAEELKQQFEVF; encoded by the coding sequence ATGGATAAATTTTTATACGGCAGTGGGCATTTGACTTGTTCCACAGCCTTAGCAATAGCGAAAGGATTGGTTCGGGGAGAGTTATCGTCCGACGTCAGGGAAAAGATCGATCAAAGCGCCAGTTATGTCAGCAAAATAGTTGAGCGCGGTGAGGTCGTCTATGGGATCAACACGGGTTTCGGTCCGCTCTGCACGACACGCATTGATGCCGGTCAAACGCAATTATTACAGGAAAATATTCTTAAAAGCCATGCTGTAGGTGTGGGTGAACCTATAAGTGATGATTTAGCAAAGTTGATGCTTATCCTTAAAGTTCACGCGCTTTCTAAAGGATTCTCGGGTGTTCAATACAGTACAATTGAGCGGATGATTTGGCATATTGAGAATGATATCATTCCTGTTGTGCCAAAACAAGGGTCAGTCGGAGCTTCGGGTGATTTAGCGCCTTTGTCTCATTTATTTTTACCATTAATTGGTTTAGGAAAAGTCAAGGTAGAAGGGAATGTCGTTCCTACAGCCGCCATTTTGAAAAAATACGGTATGGCTCCGATTCAATTAGGCGCAAAAGAAGGGTTGGCACTGATTAATGGGACTCAATTTATGGCAGCGCATGGCGTAATGGGCGTTATTGAACTATACCGTATGCTTGAAAATGCCGATATTATTGCCTCTATAATGATTGAAGGCTTAAATGGTTCGATAAAACCCTTCTTTTCGGAGCTACATGAATTACGACCGCACAAGGGAAATCGTTATGTTGCTGCAAGCATCTTTGATATGCTTCACGGATCGGCTATTCTTGAAAGTCACAAACACTGTTCCCGTGTGCAAGATCCTTATTCTTTGCGTTGTATTTCTCAAGTTCATGGCGCATCACGCAACGCTTGGTTTCATTTAAAAGATACCATCGAAATTGAAATAAATGCGGTGACCGATAATCCTGTGATCATTAACGATGAACTAACCATTAGCGGTGGTAGCTTTCATGGGCAATCTATTGCGTTACCTTTGGATTACGCCACATTGGCGGCATCTGAAATTGGGAATATTTCTGATCGGAGGGTCTACTTGTCTTTAGAAGGTCAAACCAATGGTGTACCCAAATTGTTGATGAAATCAACAGGACTCAATTCAGGATTTATGATCTTACAATATAGTACGGCCGCCCTAGCGAGCGAGAATAAGGGACTTTGTTTTCCGGCGAGTGCCGATAGTATTCCAACTTCTTTAGGCCAAGAAGACCATGTGAGTATGGGATCTATCGCCGGACGAAAACTGTTGCAGGTGATTGACAATGTCGACAAAATATTAAGCATTGAACTGTTGTGCGCCGCCCAAGCTAAAGATTATCATCAACCGTTAACATCAACCGCTGCACTGGAAGCTATCCATGGGAGAATCCGTCAGTCCATCCCACATATTGAATCGGACCAGCCGATGGAAGAGCTGCTAACCGAAGCATTAAGATTGGTGAAATCAGGAGAGCTTATCGCATTGCACGGTCAATATGCTGCTCGAGAGATTGCTGAAGAGTTAAAACAGCAGTTCGAGGTATTTTAA
- a CDS encoding LysR family transcriptional regulator: MNYQIEFRHLLYFKVLAEELHFRRAAERLFIAQPGLSRQIKQLEEYYGVLLFERTKRNVMLTEAGMYLFKEAQELFRHLAQIETQLQSYANGKISTLKLGFIGSAVQTILPELLINLKKQQPDIELSLHELANETQLDLLEKRELDLGFVRLSEVPLGLSSQPIYTEHFSLVLPNNHPLLISPQPSLDALKDESFILFSKNYSHSYYDLVMSIFSDHKFIPKVTLRTVNALTIFNMVAQGIGVAIVPSSLKNGYHVNVSFLELDALPQRTTLSLVWNAQNRNPGIPLVVELMNLQVNNA; this comes from the coding sequence ATGAATTATCAAATAGAGTTTAGACACTTATTATATTTCAAAGTATTGGCCGAAGAATTGCATTTCCGAAGGGCAGCGGAAAGATTGTTTATTGCACAACCGGGTTTGAGCAGGCAAATTAAGCAGTTAGAGGAATATTATGGAGTATTACTTTTTGAACGCACTAAGCGGAATGTCATGTTAACAGAGGCCGGAATGTATCTATTTAAAGAGGCGCAGGAGTTATTTAGACATTTAGCACAAATTGAAACTCAACTTCAGAGTTATGCCAACGGAAAAATAAGCACCCTAAAGCTCGGTTTTATTGGATCGGCTGTTCAGACTATCCTTCCGGAATTACTTATTAATCTGAAAAAACAGCAGCCCGACATTGAGCTATCTCTTCACGAATTGGCGAATGAAACGCAGCTGGATCTGCTGGAAAAAAGAGAATTGGACTTGGGATTTGTCCGTCTTTCCGAAGTTCCGCTTGGACTAAGTAGCCAACCGATATATACGGAGCACTTCAGTCTTGTATTACCCAATAACCATCCACTTTTGATATCTCCACAGCCAAGTCTGGATGCTTTAAAAGATGAATCATTTATCTTGTTTTCCAAAAACTATAGTCACTCCTATTACGATCTGGTCATGAGTATTTTCAGTGATCATAAGTTTATTCCCAAAGTAACGCTTCGTACAGTCAATGCATTGACCATATTTAATATGGTGGCTCAGGGGATCGGTGTTGCAATTGTTCCGTCGTCCTTAAAAAATGGATACCATGTTAATGTCTCGTTTTTGGAACTGGATGCTCTGCCACAGCGAACAACGCTTTCATTAGTTTGGAACGCCCAAAATCGTAATCCTGGAATTCCTTTAGTCGTCGAGCTTATGAATTTACAAGTCAACAATGCATAA
- a CDS encoding antibiotic biosynthesis monooxygenase, whose product MILEVAILQIIEGQQSNFERDYKTACQYISASKGYITHSLRKCIEKDNQYILLVEWETLEDHTIGFRESALFKEWEKLLHHYYDPFPTVEHYEVLK is encoded by the coding sequence ATGATTTTAGAAGTAGCTATATTACAAATTATTGAAGGGCAACAATCCAATTTTGAGAGAGATTATAAAACAGCTTGCCAGTATATCAGTGCAAGTAAAGGATACATCACGCATTCTCTCCGTAAATGCATCGAAAAGGATAATCAGTACATCCTGTTGGTGGAATGGGAAACTTTAGAGGACCATACCATCGGTTTCAGGGAGTCTGCATTATTTAAGGAATGGGAAAAACTTTTACATCACTACTACGATCCATTCCCAACAGTCGAACATTACGAAGTGTTAAAATAG
- a CDS encoding S-ribosylhomocysteine lyase, translating to MYTKEKAKVNSFTVDHTKLKQGIYAKASNTTNSNVENYTTYDIRMIRPNSPERMLSPEVMHTLEHCFATEIRTILGDEVIYVGPMGCCTGFYVVLAGTERTPQHVAELMKEVLEIILTAGYEVPFQNPISCGNYTFMDFDSSKQACVNFLNLITAGKLEFEYPYIEEN from the coding sequence ATGTACACAAAAGAAAAAGCAAAAGTAAATAGTTTTACAGTAGATCATACCAAATTAAAACAAGGGATCTACGCGAAAGCTTCTAACACCACTAACAGCAATGTCGAAAATTATACAACTTACGACATTCGAATGATTAGGCCGAATTCACCTGAGCGTATGTTGTCTCCTGAAGTAATGCATACACTCGAGCACTGCTTCGCAACGGAAATTAGAACGATTTTGGGTGATGAAGTCATTTATGTGGGCCCGATGGGATGCTGCACAGGATTTTATGTTGTATTGGCCGGCACAGAGCGAACTCCTCAACACGTGGCGGAATTAATGAAGGAGGTGCTTGAAATAATTCTTACAGCAGGATATGAAGTTCCTTTCCAAAATCCTATTAGCTGTGGAAATTACACATTCATGGATTTTGATTCCTCAAAACAAGCTTGTGTTAACTTCTTAAATTTAATCACTGCTGGAAAATTGGAATTTGAATACCCTTATATTGAAGAAAATTAA
- a CDS encoding bifunctional alpha,alpha-trehalose-phosphate synthase (UDP-forming)/trehalose-phosphatase, which produces MKKKKKIIISNRLPIQIERKKEKLIIKPSAGGLATGLNSAFETDAILWVGWPGIVPKDKEEQERIIELLKPMNLLPVFLSKDEIRNFYEGYSNEVLWPICHYQPSYIHFDPEYWSTYVAVNKKFCEAAISIDEPSDFIWVQDYQLMLLPQLLRSENQELNVGYFHHIPFPSEELFMNIPQRKELVEGLLGADLIGFHTFADSQNFLNACKKILHVSSGHNQLKYKDRHIFIESFPMGIDFQKFVEVSTQPKIQAVATQFRSHFPDQKIIISVDRLDYSKGILERLRAYLTFLQKYPEWHTKVVLYMLIVPSRDKVSQYKKLKDEINRTVSEINSIYGNLSWTPVLYFYKSLPFEELVALYVASDICMITSTRDGMNLVSKEYIASKTLSKGVLILSEFAGASKELVDALIINPFNRMETADRIYQALTMAPEEIQERADSNMQIIEKFNVQHWVQLFTNRLAETKAIQRDEWARRISDKVFNSISERYSKSSNRLFFLDYDGTLVKFQNHAQKATPTTLLYNLLDNIISDPLNTLVIISGRSQESLSSWFDGRSYYLVAEHGIWSNFPNFSWSYKKGLALHWMPEVKKLMEKLADQTPGAFVEVKPYSLAWHYRKVELGLGELKATELKEVFNPMLNEYGLQLLDGNAVIEVKNTEVNKGKAALEIAGHIKPDFMLAIGDDITDEDLFRYLPQSTISIKVGSNKSAAKYYLDEQEDVLQFLDQLIIK; this is translated from the coding sequence ATGAAAAAAAAGAAGAAAATAATAATTTCAAATAGACTGCCGATACAAATAGAACGAAAAAAAGAAAAATTAATCATCAAACCCAGTGCAGGAGGACTGGCAACTGGTTTAAATTCAGCCTTTGAAACAGATGCGATCTTATGGGTTGGATGGCCGGGAATTGTGCCTAAAGATAAAGAGGAACAGGAAAGAATTATTGAGCTTCTGAAACCGATGAATTTACTTCCTGTCTTCTTATCAAAAGACGAAATTCGCAATTTCTATGAAGGGTATTCCAATGAGGTGCTTTGGCCTATCTGCCACTACCAACCAAGCTACATCCATTTTGATCCAGAATATTGGTCTACCTATGTGGCGGTGAATAAAAAGTTTTGTGAAGCGGCTATCTCTATTGATGAGCCTTCCGATTTCATCTGGGTTCAAGACTATCAGCTTATGCTACTGCCCCAATTGTTACGCTCAGAAAATCAAGAACTCAACGTTGGCTATTTTCATCATATTCCCTTCCCCTCTGAGGAACTTTTTATGAACATCCCACAGCGAAAAGAATTAGTTGAAGGGTTGCTTGGAGCAGATCTTATCGGATTTCATACCTTTGCAGATAGCCAAAACTTTCTAAATGCCTGCAAAAAAATTCTGCACGTTTCGTCGGGACATAATCAGTTAAAATATAAAGATCGACATATATTTATAGAATCTTTTCCCATGGGCATTGACTTTCAAAAGTTTGTTGAAGTCAGTACTCAACCTAAAATTCAGGCTGTAGCTACCCAATTTAGAAGTCACTTTCCTGATCAAAAAATAATAATCTCAGTCGACCGGCTCGACTATAGTAAAGGAATTTTAGAAAGGCTACGCGCTTACCTGACTTTCCTCCAAAAATATCCTGAATGGCACACCAAAGTAGTTTTGTACATGCTAATTGTGCCATCTAGAGATAAGGTTTCGCAATACAAAAAATTGAAGGATGAGATTAATCGAACAGTAAGTGAAATCAATTCTATTTATGGAAACCTTAGCTGGACACCGGTATTGTATTTCTACAAATCGCTTCCATTCGAAGAGTTGGTTGCATTATATGTTGCATCAGATATTTGTATGATTACTTCCACTCGGGATGGAATGAATTTGGTCAGTAAAGAATACATCGCCAGTAAAACATTATCGAAAGGTGTATTAATATTAAGCGAATTTGCAGGTGCTTCCAAAGAACTCGTTGATGCGTTAATTATCAATCCATTTAACCGTATGGAAACTGCAGATCGTATTTATCAGGCGCTAACTATGGCTCCTGAAGAGATTCAGGAACGGGCCGATTCCAATATGCAAATTATTGAGAAATTTAATGTTCAGCATTGGGTCCAGCTCTTTACCAATCGCCTAGCTGAAACTAAGGCTATACAGCGTGACGAATGGGCGAGACGAATTTCGGATAAGGTATTTAACAGTATTTCTGAGCGCTATAGCAAAAGCAGCAATAGACTTTTCTTTCTGGATTATGACGGCACACTGGTCAAATTTCAGAACCATGCCCAAAAGGCAACGCCAACCACCCTACTCTATAATCTTTTGGACAACATTATTTCAGATCCACTAAATACGTTAGTTATCATAAGTGGCCGTTCACAGGAAAGTTTATCATCCTGGTTTGATGGCCGGTCTTACTATCTAGTTGCAGAACATGGCATTTGGTCTAATTTCCCCAATTTCAGCTGGTCATATAAAAAAGGATTAGCGCTACATTGGATGCCCGAAGTAAAAAAGCTGATGGAAAAATTAGCCGATCAAACTCCTGGTGCTTTCGTGGAAGTTAAGCCATATTCGTTAGCGTGGCATTATCGCAAAGTCGAACTCGGATTGGGAGAATTAAAAGCAACTGAACTTAAAGAGGTATTTAATCCCATGTTGAATGAATATGGATTACAGCTGTTGGATGGGAATGCTGTGATAGAAGTTAAAAATACGGAAGTTAACAAAGGTAAGGCTGCATTGGAAATCGCCGGCCATATAAAGCCCGATTTTATGTTGGCAATTGGTGACGATATTACCGATGAAGATTTATTCCGATATCTTCCTCAGTCAACCATAAGTATCAAAGTAGGCAGTAACAAATCTGCAGCAAAATATTATTTAGATGAACAAGAAGATGTTCTTCAATTTTTGGATCAACTTATTATAAAATAA
- a CDS encoding glycoside hydrolase family 15 protein gives MSENITEKRHTYQSGIIGNCSYIAHVGIDTNISWLCWPSFEDSFIFGGMIDKNQGGTFRISSEEPIKETKQYYIKNSNVLCTEIHTDSYGYRITDFAPRFEQFGRYFKPLMLIRKIEPLYGAPSVNIKCEPTGDYGRVMLKPTRGSNHILYTSDQIGERIRLTTDLPISHFFQDDSWTIISENRYLVLTYDSAFESAIESTCEDFLQKTISYWQRWIKRCSIPNIYQKEVIRSALVLKLHQYEDTGAIIAASTTSLPEYPGSGRNWDYRYCWVRDSYYVLTALTHIGQFEEMESFANYIAGITHRNPGRLQPLYGILGTTELTEHILPYLEGYQGSGPVRIGNQAFEHIQNDVYGQAMIALLPLFTDQRFKIHENKNVLGWVNFILEKIEATIEEKDAGIWEFRNFANHHCYSNLFQWVGCKAALLIARQNGYQDMEERATILLKKAEAYIEACYDDDRKVYQNAINSSNLDASTLQLILMDYLDPKSEKALHHLEMLEKELKGENGLFYRYKHQDDFGRPKSTFLVCAFWYVEALACVGRVDEAKEIFERLLTYSNHLGLFSEDVTEENGSQWGNFPQAYSHVGLMNAVYRLAIKLDKPIFN, from the coding sequence ATGAGCGAAAACATTACTGAAAAAAGACATACCTATCAATCAGGAATCATTGGTAACTGTTCCTATATTGCACACGTCGGCATCGACACAAACATATCATGGCTGTGCTGGCCGTCTTTTGAGGACAGCTTTATATTCGGCGGCATGATTGATAAAAATCAAGGCGGAACGTTTAGAATTAGTTCTGAAGAGCCGATTAAAGAAACAAAACAGTATTACATTAAAAATTCCAATGTACTCTGTACAGAAATCCATACCGATTCGTATGGTTACCGTATAACAGATTTTGCACCACGGTTCGAGCAATTTGGACGGTATTTTAAGCCACTAATGTTGATACGTAAAATAGAGCCGCTCTATGGTGCTCCTAGTGTCAACATCAAGTGTGAGCCGACAGGAGATTATGGCCGTGTGATGCTCAAGCCAACACGCGGAAGCAATCACATTCTCTATACGAGTGACCAGATCGGAGAACGAATTCGGTTGACTACTGATTTGCCCATTTCTCACTTCTTCCAGGACGACAGCTGGACCATCATAAGTGAGAACAGATATCTTGTACTCACTTACGATTCGGCTTTTGAATCGGCCATTGAAAGTACGTGTGAAGACTTTCTGCAAAAGACAATTAGTTATTGGCAACGGTGGATTAAACGCTGTAGTATTCCTAACATCTACCAAAAAGAGGTTATCCGATCAGCATTAGTGCTCAAACTTCACCAATATGAGGACACGGGAGCAATTATCGCCGCCTCAACAACTAGTTTACCGGAATATCCAGGTTCTGGAAGAAACTGGGACTATCGCTATTGCTGGGTACGCGACAGTTATTATGTACTGACGGCTCTAACACATATTGGTCAATTTGAAGAAATGGAAAGCTTCGCAAATTACATTGCTGGCATCACTCATCGTAATCCCGGAAGACTTCAACCGCTGTACGGTATTCTTGGCACCACAGAGCTTACAGAACATATCTTACCTTACTTGGAAGGCTATCAAGGAAGTGGTCCGGTAAGAATTGGAAATCAAGCTTTCGAACATATTCAAAATGATGTTTATGGTCAAGCAATGATTGCATTACTACCACTCTTCACAGATCAGCGCTTTAAAATTCATGAGAATAAAAACGTTTTGGGATGGGTGAATTTCATCCTCGAAAAAATTGAGGCTACAATTGAGGAAAAGGATGCAGGCATCTGGGAATTCAGAAATTTTGCAAACCACCATTGCTATTCTAACTTATTTCAATGGGTCGGATGTAAAGCGGCACTACTCATTGCGCGCCAAAACGGCTATCAAGACATGGAGGAACGCGCAACTATTCTTCTAAAAAAGGCAGAAGCATATATTGAGGCTTGCTATGATGATGATCGTAAAGTCTATCAAAATGCAATAAATAGCAGTAACCTGGATGCAAGCACCTTGCAGCTGATCCTAATGGACTATTTAGATCCGAAATCGGAAAAGGCGCTACATCACCTCGAAATGCTTGAGAAAGAATTAAAGGGAGAAAATGGCCTTTTCTATCGATATAAACATCAAGATGATTTTGGAAGACCTAAATCGACTTTTTTGGTCTGTGCATTTTGGTATGTCGAAGCGCTAGCCTGTGTTGGAAGGGTCGATGAGGCAAAAGAAATTTTTGAGCGTTTGCTTACCTACAGTAATCACCTCGGCTTATTCAGTGAAGATGTTACAGAGGAAAATGGAAGTCAGTGGGGTAACTTCCCTCAAGCATACAGTCATGTTGGATTGATGAATGCTGTTTATCGTTTAGCGATAAAGTTAGATAAGCCAATTTTTAACTAA
- a CDS encoding RNA polymerase sigma factor, which translates to MSNYNLNLLVEEKRSLLKHFAGKFTNDPDEKEDLIQETLIRALKSIDDFIRHPKLMSWLYVIMKNVYINQYRKAKRITDIHDTYIGLESSNAAEANKSENKFIADDIQKAMCSLSEENYQVFQMFLEGYKYHEIASYFGIPEGTIKTRIHMTRKKLQKQLKVYKKVA; encoded by the coding sequence ATGAGCAACTACAATTTAAATTTATTAGTCGAAGAAAAGAGAAGCCTTTTGAAACATTTTGCTGGTAAATTCACGAATGATCCAGATGAAAAAGAGGATTTAATTCAAGAAACACTTATCCGTGCACTAAAATCGATTGATGATTTTATCCGCCATCCTAAATTAATGTCTTGGCTATATGTTATCATGAAAAATGTATATATCAACCAATATCGCAAGGCTAAACGCATTACCGATATCCACGACACGTATATCGGTTTGGAAAGCAGCAATGCGGCAGAAGCCAATAAAAGCGAGAATAAATTTATTGCGGATGACATTCAAAAAGCCATGTGCAGTTTATCAGAAGAGAACTACCAGGTATTCCAGATGTTCCTTGAAGGGTATAAATATCATGAAATAGCGTCCTATTTTGGCATTCCCGAAGGTACTATCAAAACGAGAATACACATGACGAGGAAGAAGCTGCAAAAGCAACTCAAAGTCTATAAGAAGGTGGCGTAA